The following are from one region of the Streptomyces fradiae genome:
- a CDS encoding alpha/beta fold hydrolase, translating into MRTALTFAVSAALVAGTALGLAPAAQADSADTVRFVDIAGDGGTVLKANVVTPAGAAAGARYPVIVLPTSWAMPQVEYLAQAKQLADSGYVVVSYNSRGFWQSGGEIETAGPKDVADASLVIDWALANTPADPAKVGMAGVSYGAGISLLVAAHDKRVKAVAALSGWADLIDSIYSGRTQHLQAAALLGGAGYLTGRPGPELQQTLKDFLSSNLDKEDEMIAWGRKRSAATHLDALNANRPAIMLGNAWGDTIFPPNQFASFYEKLAGPKRLEFRPGDHATAEATGLLGLPNDTWTSAHRWFDHYLKGVDNGVDREQPVRLKPRSDAGYEGYPDWTSVNANRREIPLGGSEHLWANVDSGADGGVVLLSNLLDQFFQAPPAVSVPLLPRAFAGVWQSERYATPQRVRGTARLHTTVTPTAESGTFVAYLYDVGPLGIGKLVTHAPYTFHDRQPGRPFAVDLDLFSTAYDVPAGHRLALVVDTVDPLYIEHNPTGAQLTFSSPAADPSHVSVPLRSE; encoded by the coding sequence GTGCGCACAGCCCTGACCTTCGCCGTCTCGGCGGCCCTCGTCGCCGGGACGGCCCTCGGGCTCGCCCCCGCCGCCCAGGCGGACTCCGCCGACACCGTCCGCTTCGTCGACATCGCCGGCGACGGCGGCACCGTCCTCAAGGCCAATGTCGTCACCCCGGCCGGTGCCGCCGCCGGCGCCCGCTACCCCGTGATCGTGCTGCCGACCAGCTGGGCGATGCCCCAGGTCGAGTACCTCGCCCAGGCCAAGCAGCTCGCCGACTCCGGCTATGTCGTGGTGAGTTACAACTCGCGCGGCTTCTGGCAGTCCGGCGGCGAGATCGAGACCGCCGGGCCGAAGGACGTCGCCGACGCCTCGCTCGTCATCGACTGGGCGCTGGCGAACACTCCGGCCGATCCCGCCAAGGTGGGCATGGCGGGCGTCTCGTACGGCGCCGGCATCAGCCTGCTCGTCGCCGCGCACGACAAGCGGGTCAAGGCGGTCGCCGCGCTCAGCGGCTGGGCCGACCTCATCGACTCCATCTACAGCGGCCGCACCCAGCACCTCCAGGCCGCCGCGCTGCTCGGCGGCGCCGGCTATCTCACCGGCCGGCCCGGGCCCGAACTCCAGCAGACGCTCAAGGACTTCCTCTCCTCCAACCTGGACAAGGAGGACGAGATGATCGCGTGGGGCCGCAAGCGCTCCGCCGCGACCCACCTCGACGCGCTCAACGCCAACCGGCCCGCGATCATGCTGGGCAACGCCTGGGGCGACACCATCTTCCCGCCCAACCAGTTCGCGAGCTTCTACGAGAAGCTGGCCGGGCCCAAGCGCCTGGAGTTCCGGCCCGGCGACCACGCCACCGCCGAGGCCACCGGACTGCTCGGGCTGCCCAACGACACCTGGACCAGCGCCCACCGCTGGTTCGACCACTACCTCAAGGGCGTCGACAACGGCGTCGACCGCGAGCAGCCCGTCCGGCTCAAGCCGCGCTCCGACGCCGGCTACGAGGGCTACCCGGACTGGACGTCGGTCAACGCCAACCGGCGCGAGATCCCGCTCGGCGGCTCCGAGCACCTGTGGGCCAACGTCGACTCCGGCGCCGACGGCGGCGTCGTCCTGCTGTCCAACCTCCTGGACCAGTTCTTCCAGGCCCCGCCCGCCGTCTCGGTCCCGCTGCTCCCCCGCGCCTTCGCGGGCGTGTGGCAGTCCGAGCGGTACGCCACCCCGCAGCGGGTGCGCGGCACGGCCCGGCTGCACACCACGGTCACCCCGACCGCCGAGAGCGGCACCTTCGTGGCGTACCTCTACGACGTGGGCCCGCTCGGGATCGGCAAGCTGGTCACCCACGCCCCGTACACCTTCCACGACCGGCAGCCGGGGCGGCCGTTCGCCGTCGACCTGGACCTCTTCTCCACGGCCTACGACGTACCGGCCGGCCACCGGCTCGCGCTGGTCGTCGACACCGTCGACCCGCTGTACATCGAGCACAACCCGACCGGCGCGCAGCTGACCTTCTCCTCGCCCGCGGCCGACCCGAGTCATGTGTCGGTACCGCTGCGGTCGGAGTGA
- a CDS encoding cytochrome P450, which produces MEKPDATPDVFDPRIYAAGIPHERFRLLRDRWPVARQREPEILGWPAGPGFWAVTRHADVVRVLKDAAGYSSYLGATQIRDPDPADLPFIRRMMLNQDPPHHGRLRRLVSRAFTPGRIERFAVTARARARELLLAARESGPEIDLVSAVTGEFALLNLTDLLGVPAADRGLLHTWTERVIAYQDPDEPPVLGPDGRPVNPRSPAMLAEMFAYAQELAADKRKHPADDVMTTLAASELRDAELEMFFFLLTVAGNDTVRSAAPGGLLALAEHPDQQRALWHGEVGMDTAVDELLRWHPPVLSFRRTAARDTELAGVKIAAGDKVVVFHASANHDERAFTDPHRLDLGRTPDPHVSFGDGPHVCLGAHFARLQLRVLYEEARAVLPGLAPAGPPRRLVSNFINGIKSLPVRLAECAPRA; this is translated from the coding sequence GTGGAAAAGCCGGACGCCACACCCGACGTCTTCGACCCGCGGATCTACGCCGCCGGGATCCCGCACGAGCGCTTCCGGCTGCTCCGGGACCGGTGGCCGGTCGCCCGTCAGCGGGAGCCGGAGATCCTCGGCTGGCCCGCCGGGCCCGGTTTCTGGGCCGTCACCCGGCACGCCGACGTCGTACGGGTCCTCAAGGACGCCGCCGGATACTCCTCGTACCTCGGCGCCACCCAGATCCGCGACCCCGACCCGGCCGACCTGCCGTTCATCCGGCGGATGATGCTCAACCAGGACCCTCCGCACCACGGCCGGCTGCGCCGCCTCGTCAGCCGGGCCTTCACGCCCGGGCGGATCGAGCGGTTCGCCGTCACCGCCCGCGCGCGAGCCCGCGAACTCCTCCTCGCCGCACGGGAGTCCGGGCCCGAGATCGACCTGGTGTCCGCCGTCACCGGCGAGTTCGCCCTGCTCAACCTCACCGATCTGCTCGGCGTGCCCGCCGCCGACCGGGGCCTCCTGCACACCTGGACCGAGCGGGTCATCGCCTACCAGGACCCCGACGAGCCGCCCGTCCTCGGCCCCGACGGCCGGCCGGTCAATCCCCGCTCACCCGCGATGCTGGCCGAGATGTTCGCCTACGCGCAGGAGCTCGCCGCGGACAAGCGGAAGCATCCCGCCGACGACGTGATGACCACCCTCGCCGCCTCCGAACTCCGTGACGCCGAACTGGAGATGTTCTTCTTCCTGCTCACCGTCGCCGGCAACGACACCGTCCGCAGCGCCGCCCCCGGCGGGCTGCTCGCCCTCGCCGAACACCCGGACCAGCAGCGGGCGTTGTGGCACGGCGAGGTCGGCATGGACACCGCCGTCGACGAACTGCTCCGGTGGCACCCGCCCGTGCTCTCCTTCCGCCGCACCGCCGCCCGCGACACCGAACTCGCCGGGGTGAAGATCGCCGCCGGGGACAAGGTGGTCGTCTTCCACGCCTCCGCCAACCACGACGAGCGGGCCTTCACCGACCCCCACCGGCTCGACCTGGGCCGCACGCCCGATCCGCACGTCTCCTTCGGCGACGGACCGCACGTCTGCCTCGGCGCGCACTTCGCCCGGCTCCAGCTGCGCGTCCTCTACGAGGAGGCGCGCGCCGTACTGCCGGGTCTGGCGCCCGCCGGGCCGCCCCGCCGGCTCGTGTCCAACTTCATCAACGGGATCAAGTCGCTGCCGGTGCGGCTTGCGGAGTGCGCGCCACGCGCGTGA
- the ggt gene encoding gamma-glutamyltransferase: protein MQSRTRRFAVRNGSVLAVAVTVLSVGAAAPPAAAPPGPALAKVPVATGWGGAVASVDADASAAGVEVLRKGGNAVDAAVAVAAALGVTEPYSAGIGGGGYFVYYDAKTRTVHTVDGRETAPGSADAHLFTENGVPIPFEEGMTSGRGVGTPGTPATWETALDAWGSKPLGKLLQPAERLARDGFTVDATFRAQTAGNEARFRDFPASAELFLPGGQLPVVGSVFKNPDLARTYEKLGREGVGALYRGPLARDIVNTVQHPPVRAGATRVVRSGDLTERDLARYETVLRRPTKVSYRGLDVYGMAPSSSGGTSVGEALNILESTDLSRASQAAYLHRFIEASRIAFADRGRWVGDPAFEDVPVRGLLSQRYADSRACLIRDDAALTSPLAPGDPRDPAPCAVGGTAAPTTYEGENTTHLTVADKWGNVVAYTLTIESTGGSGITVPGRGFLLNNELTDFSFAPANPAVHDPNLPGPGKRPRSSISPTIVLDRTGRPVLALGSPGGATIITTVLQTLTGVVDRGLPLLDAIAAPRASQRNQPTTELEPALWNSPLKADLESIGHAFRQNPEIGAATGVQRLPDGRWLAAAEPTRRGGGSAMVVRPAL, encoded by the coding sequence ATGCAGTCTCGGACGCGGCGCTTCGCCGTACGCAACGGATCGGTCCTGGCGGTCGCCGTGACGGTGCTCTCGGTGGGCGCCGCGGCCCCGCCGGCCGCCGCGCCGCCGGGCCCGGCCCTCGCCAAGGTGCCGGTCGCCACCGGCTGGGGCGGGGCCGTCGCCAGCGTCGACGCGGACGCCTCCGCCGCCGGCGTCGAGGTGCTCCGCAAGGGCGGCAACGCCGTGGACGCCGCCGTCGCCGTGGCCGCCGCGCTGGGCGTCACCGAGCCGTACTCGGCGGGCATCGGCGGAGGCGGCTACTTCGTCTACTACGACGCCAAGACCCGTACGGTGCACACCGTCGACGGGCGCGAGACCGCGCCCGGCTCCGCCGACGCGCACCTCTTCACCGAGAACGGCGTGCCCATCCCCTTCGAGGAGGGCATGACCAGCGGCCGGGGCGTCGGCACCCCCGGCACCCCCGCCACCTGGGAGACGGCGCTCGACGCCTGGGGCAGCAAACCGCTGGGCAAGCTCCTGCAACCGGCCGAGCGGCTCGCCCGCGACGGCTTCACCGTCGACGCCACCTTCCGCGCCCAGACCGCGGGCAACGAGGCACGCTTCCGCGACTTCCCGGCCTCCGCCGAACTCTTCCTGCCCGGCGGGCAGTTGCCGGTCGTCGGCTCGGTCTTCAAGAACCCCGACCTGGCCCGTACGTACGAGAAGCTCGGCCGGGAGGGCGTCGGCGCGCTCTACCGGGGCCCGCTGGCCCGCGACATCGTCAACACGGTGCAGCACCCGCCGGTACGGGCCGGGGCGACCCGGGTGGTCCGCTCGGGTGATCTGACGGAGCGGGACCTCGCGCGCTACGAGACGGTGCTGCGGCGCCCCACCAAGGTGTCCTACCGGGGCCTCGACGTGTACGGCATGGCGCCCTCGTCCTCCGGCGGCACGAGCGTCGGCGAGGCGCTGAACATCCTGGAGTCCACCGACCTCTCGCGGGCCTCCCAGGCCGCGTATCTGCACCGCTTCATCGAGGCGAGCCGGATCGCCTTCGCCGACCGCGGGCGCTGGGTCGGCGACCCCGCCTTCGAGGACGTGCCGGTCCGCGGCCTGCTCTCGCAGCGGTACGCCGACTCCCGGGCCTGCCTGATCCGCGACGACGCCGCCCTGACCAGCCCGCTCGCGCCGGGCGACCCGCGCGACCCGGCGCCCTGCGCGGTCGGCGGCACCGCCGCCCCCACCACGTACGAGGGCGAGAACACCACCCACCTCACGGTCGCCGACAAGTGGGGCAACGTCGTCGCCTACACCCTCACCATCGAGTCCACCGGCGGCAGCGGCATCACCGTCCCGGGCCGCGGATTCCTGCTCAACAACGAGCTGACCGACTTCTCCTTCGCCCCCGCCAACCCCGCCGTCCACGACCCCAATCTCCCCGGCCCCGGCAAACGCCCGCGCTCCTCGATCTCCCCGACGATCGTCCTCGACCGCACCGGCCGCCCGGTCCTCGCCCTCGGCTCCCCGGGCGGCGCCACGATCATCACCACTGTCCTGCAGACCCTCACCGGCGTCGTCGACCGCGGCCTCCCCCTGCTCGACGCCATCGCCGCCCCCCGCGCCAGCCAGCGCAACCAGCCCACGACCGAGCTCGAACCGGCCCTCTGGAACAGCCCGTTGAAGGCCGACCTCGAATCGATCGGCCACGCCTTCCGTCAGAACCCCGAAATCGGCGCCGCCACCGGCGTCCAACGCCTCCCCGACGGCCGCTGGCTGGCCGCCGCCGAACCCACCCGCCGCGGCGGCGGCTCGGCGATGGTGGTCCGGCCCGCTCTGTAG
- the map gene encoding type I methionyl aminopeptidase, with translation MVEIKTDANLLLMREAGRVVAQALQAVRDKAAPGVTPAELDGVAREVLAAAGAGSPFLGYRPNWALVPFPATLCLSVNDAIVHGVPDATPLADGDLVSADFGAVLDGWVGDAAISFTVGRARPADTRLIDTAYAALEAGIAAAVVGNRVGDIGHAIARVCRTAGYGIPDGMGGHGVGRSMHEGPDVPNEGRPGRGMPLRHGMVLAIEPMLIAGGDDAHYTAPDGWTIRTLDGSRAAHTEHTIAITDAGPRILTAL, from the coding sequence ATGGTGGAGATCAAGACGGATGCGAACCTGCTGCTCATGCGCGAGGCCGGCCGGGTGGTGGCCCAGGCCCTCCAGGCGGTACGGGACAAGGCGGCGCCCGGGGTGACCCCGGCCGAACTCGACGGCGTGGCCCGGGAGGTGCTTGCGGCGGCCGGCGCGGGCTCGCCCTTCCTGGGCTACCGGCCGAACTGGGCCCTCGTGCCCTTCCCGGCCACGCTGTGCCTCTCGGTGAACGACGCGATCGTGCACGGCGTCCCGGACGCCACGCCGCTCGCCGACGGCGACCTGGTGAGCGCGGACTTCGGAGCGGTGCTCGACGGCTGGGTCGGCGACGCGGCGATCAGCTTCACCGTCGGCCGGGCCCGCCCGGCGGACACCCGGCTGATCGACACGGCCTACGCGGCCCTGGAGGCCGGCATCGCGGCGGCCGTCGTCGGCAACCGGGTCGGCGACATCGGCCACGCGATCGCCCGCGTCTGCCGCACCGCGGGGTACGGCATCCCCGACGGCATGGGCGGCCACGGCGTCGGCCGCTCGATGCACGAGGGCCCGGACGTCCCCAACGAGGGCCGCCCGGGCCGCGGCATGCCGCTGCGCCACGGCATGGTGCTCGCGATCGAGCCGATGCTCATCGCCGGCGGCGACGACGCCCACTACACGGCCCCCGACGGCTGGACCATCCGCACCCTCGACGGCTCCCGCGCGGCCCACACCGAACACACCATCGCCATCACGGACGCGGGCCCGCGCATCCTGACGGCGCTGTAG
- a CDS encoding helix-turn-helix domain-containing protein, whose amino-acid sequence MVRTPLTPEERERGERLGRLLREARGDRSMAEIAAAAGLSAETLRKIETGRAPTPAFFTVAALAGVLHISMDELVTRCAFVPV is encoded by the coding sequence ATGGTGCGCACACCCCTCACCCCCGAAGAACGCGAACGCGGCGAGCGGCTCGGCCGGCTGCTCCGCGAGGCCCGCGGCGACCGCTCCATGGCCGAGATCGCCGCCGCCGCCGGTCTCTCCGCCGAGACCCTCCGCAAGATCGAGACCGGCCGCGCCCCCACCCCCGCCTTCTTCACGGTCGCCGCGCTCGCCGGCGTCCTCCACATCTCGATGGACGAACTCGTCACCCGCTGCGCCTTCGTCCCCGTATGA